Proteins encoded by one window of Cylindrospermum stagnale PCC 7417:
- a CDS encoding S1 family peptidase, which produces MNAQLDSAIVRISKANGQVVGAGFLVSEKYLITCAHVVNAALSQPLEATEQPTGEISLDFPLIQPPEKLKARVIHWYPVKDSTSTSEISDIAVLELSTKPSVQAKKVRLVTADNLWGHPFQVFGFPVRRDAGVWTSGELRRPISGGRVQMQVVQQTAYRIESGFSGSPVWDENLDGIVGMTVTAEKSRERL; this is translated from the coding sequence ATGAATGCCCAACTAGATTCTGCTATTGTGCGAATTTCTAAAGCCAATGGTCAAGTCGTTGGTGCAGGCTTTCTAGTTAGCGAAAAATACCTAATCACCTGCGCCCATGTCGTTAACGCCGCACTCTCCCAACCCCTAGAAGCAACTGAACAGCCTACTGGCGAAATCAGTCTAGATTTCCCCTTAATTCAGCCTCCTGAGAAACTGAAAGCGCGGGTAATTCACTGGTATCCAGTCAAAGACAGCACATCCACCTCAGAGATATCAGATATTGCCGTCTTGGAGTTGTCAACTAAGCCAAGCGTTCAAGCTAAAAAGGTGCGATTAGTTACAGCAGACAATCTATGGGGGCATCCCTTCCAAGTTTTTGGTTTCCCTGTGAGGCGCGATGCTGGTGTGTGGACATCTGGTGAACTGCGTCGCCCTATCAGTGGTGGTCGGGTACAGATGCAGGTAGTGCAACAAACAGCCTATCGCATTGAGTCTGGTTTCAGTGGTTCACCTGTCTGGGATGAAAACCTGGATGGCATTGTGGGTATGACTGTGACAGCTGAGAAGTCACGAGAAAGGCTTTAG
- a CDS encoding formylglycine-generating enzyme family protein: MRADFLEYALANRDFFGALAGEFPDPKGEKGAICLLGPMNRQELQDVIEKPAANLVQLQEGLCDRILQAVEKQPGNLPLLEFALTQLWKQQSQGQLTHQAYDHIGGVEKALARYAQEQYQQLSPTDQERTKRVFIQLVRPGEGTEDTRRLATRAEVGENNWDLVTKLANFRLVVTGRDETAKEETVEVIHEALIREWQQLRDWMEDQRRFRTWQERLRMTMRQWDAAGKDEKALLQGVLLVEAEDWQQQRLEELSLDERAFIQLSLALRDRQKQEQEQIQQRELALMRQSRTRLRSPVVVLGAIAFGTSTVLVYPRILGWWTASQSPMVRMPAGDAVIGTNPIKANPQEMPERTVYVREFQLEQYEVSNQQYQLCVKAGVCTEPITQLPLYSNNQNLQHPVIGITAIQAAKYCHWLGRRLPTEVEWERSARGLKLPEKPKGRLWPWGDLDPFPQLANLLFSQAENDLQPVKNYDDGASPEKVYNLVGNAWE; this comes from the coding sequence TTGCGGGCTGACTTTTTAGAATATGCCCTGGCTAATAGGGATTTTTTTGGTGCGTTGGCGGGAGAATTTCCAGATCCCAAGGGAGAAAAGGGAGCAATTTGTCTACTCGGACCAATGAACCGTCAAGAACTGCAAGATGTGATTGAGAAACCAGCTGCTAATTTAGTTCAATTACAGGAGGGATTGTGCGATCGCATTTTGCAAGCTGTAGAGAAGCAACCAGGAAATCTGCCCTTACTAGAATTTGCTCTCACTCAGTTGTGGAAACAGCAAAGTCAGGGACAACTCACTCATCAGGCTTATGATCACATTGGCGGTGTCGAAAAAGCTCTAGCTAGGTATGCCCAAGAACAGTATCAACAGCTTTCTCCAACCGACCAAGAAAGAACAAAGCGGGTTTTTATCCAGTTAGTGCGTCCAGGGGAAGGAACCGAGGACACGCGACGCTTGGCTACCCGTGCAGAGGTGGGAGAAAACAACTGGGATTTGGTGACAAAGTTAGCGAATTTCCGGTTGGTAGTTACAGGACGCGATGAAACAGCTAAAGAAGAAACAGTGGAAGTGATCCACGAAGCACTAATTCGCGAGTGGCAACAACTACGTGATTGGATGGAAGATCAGCGCCGTTTCCGCACCTGGCAAGAACGCTTACGGATGACGATGCGGCAATGGGATGCTGCTGGAAAAGACGAGAAGGCTTTGTTGCAAGGTGTCCTACTGGTAGAAGCGGAAGATTGGCAGCAGCAACGCTTAGAGGAACTGAGTTTAGACGAGCGAGCTTTTATACAGTTGAGTTTGGCACTGCGCGATCGCCAGAAGCAGGAACAAGAACAGATTCAACAGCGTGAACTAGCACTAATGCGACAGTCACGAACACGGTTGCGATCGCCAGTTGTTGTACTTGGTGCGATCGCATTCGGCACTTCAACTGTACTTGTCTATCCTCGCATCCTGGGGTGGTGGACAGCTTCCCAAAGTCCTATGGTACGTATGCCAGCAGGTGATGCCGTTATTGGCACAAATCCGATCAAAGCGAATCCTCAAGAAATGCCTGAACGTACAGTTTATGTTCGAGAGTTTCAACTTGAACAATACGAAGTTTCTAATCAGCAATATCAATTATGTGTAAAGGCTGGGGTTTGCACTGAACCAATAACGCAATTGCCTCTCTATTCTAATAATCAAAATTTACAACATCCAGTTATAGGAATTACAGCAATTCAAGCAGCAAAATACTGTCACTGGTTAGGAAGACGTCTACCTACTGAGGTAGAATGGGAACGTTCTGCAAGAGGACTCAAACTACCAGAAAAACCAAAAGGAAGGCTTTGGCCTTGGGGCGATTTAGATCCATTTCCCCAACTCGCAAATCTTCTTTTCAGTCAAGCTGAAAACGATCTTCAACCTGTAAAAAATTATGATGACGGAGCCAGCCCTGAAAAGGTTTACAACTTAGTAGGAAATGCCTGGGAGTAG
- a CDS encoding ABC transporter substrate-binding protein has protein sequence MGKLNNHLHQHYGLGFFAPDNSWRKSKTARNYLSSLLGILLVGILALGGCQTIMPGKASKVIHLTLWHGVNPPPNRDVLQKLVDKFNQTHPDIQVESLYVGQQDQQMPKILAAVVGNAPPDLLWFNPTISGQLVELDAILPLDEKLEFSPVKEEIDPALYTSMEYKGQIWSVPFATNNVGVFYRPSLFAAAGISDVPRTWEELRQVAKKLTRDTNGDRKIDQHGIILPLGKGEFTVFTWLPFMWSAGGELVIGDSQQAAGVVLQDNSGAIAALQFWRNLILDGTAVLSEPERGYEIADLLAGKIAMQVTGPWSLGEFKQSGVDFNVFPIPVDQIPATVIGGENLFLFKTTPERETAAFKFAEYTLSAEFQTELALGTGYLPINVKSRQSAKYQEFLQKQPQLKVFLDQAKYGRSRPIFPGYNRISDTLGRTVETVLLGKSSPAQALKASQQRLDLIFK, from the coding sequence ATGGGTAAATTGAACAATCATCTACATCAACATTATGGGCTAGGTTTTTTCGCCCCTGACAATTCTTGGCGAAAAAGCAAGACAGCTCGAAACTACCTTAGCAGTTTACTGGGGATACTGCTTGTAGGCATATTAGCTTTGGGTGGGTGTCAGACTATCATGCCTGGTAAAGCAAGTAAAGTGATTCATCTAACTCTGTGGCATGGTGTAAATCCGCCACCAAATCGGGATGTATTGCAAAAGCTGGTAGATAAGTTTAATCAAACCCACCCAGATATTCAGGTAGAGTCTCTTTATGTCGGGCAACAAGATCAGCAAATGCCTAAGATTTTGGCAGCGGTGGTAGGAAATGCACCTCCTGATTTGTTGTGGTTTAACCCGACAATTAGCGGACAGTTGGTGGAATTAGATGCTATTTTGCCTTTGGACGAGAAGTTAGAATTTTCACCAGTCAAAGAGGAAATTGACCCCGCTTTGTATACCTCGATGGAATACAAGGGGCAAATTTGGTCGGTGCCGTTTGCGACAAATAATGTGGGTGTTTTTTACCGTCCGAGTTTGTTTGCAGCGGCGGGAATTAGTGATGTACCGCGCACTTGGGAAGAGTTGCGGCAAGTTGCCAAGAAATTAACTCGTGATACCAATGGCGATCGCAAAATAGATCAACATGGAATAATTCTGCCTTTGGGAAAGGGTGAATTTACGGTGTTTACCTGGTTACCGTTTATGTGGAGTGCTGGCGGCGAATTGGTGATTGGTGATTCACAACAAGCGGCGGGAGTAGTTTTGCAAGATAATAGTGGTGCGATCGCCGCTTTGCAATTTTGGCGAAATTTGATTTTGGATGGTACGGCAGTACTATCGGAACCAGAACGGGGTTATGAGATTGCAGACTTGTTAGCCGGTAAGATTGCCATGCAGGTAACTGGCCCCTGGAGTCTAGGGGAATTTAAACAGAGTGGCGTAGATTTTAATGTTTTTCCGATTCCTGTTGATCAAATACCTGCAACGGTGATTGGTGGCGAAAATCTCTTTTTATTCAAAACCACACCAGAACGAGAAACAGCCGCATTTAAATTTGCTGAATATACTTTGAGTGCAGAATTCCAGACAGAATTAGCCCTAGGAACTGGCTATTTACCCATCAATGTCAAGTCTCGCCAAAGTGCAAAATATCAGGAATTTCTGCAAAAACAACCACAGTTAAAGGTTTTTTTAGATCAAGCCAAGTATGGGCGTTCGCGTCCAATTTTTCCTGGTTATAATCGCATTTCCGACACTTTAGGCAGGACAGTTGAAACAGTATTGTTGGGCAAAAGTTCACCGGCACAAGCCCTCAAAGCATCTCAGCAGCGCTTGGATTTGATTTTCAAGTAA
- a CDS encoding YebC/PmpR family DNA-binding transcriptional regulator has product MAGHSKWANIKRQKAVVDAKRGKTFTQLSRAIIVAARSGVPDPALNFQLRTAIDKAKAASIPNDNIERAIAKGAGTFGSDHIGLEAIRYEGYGPGGVAILIEALTDNRNRTAADLRMAFSRNGGNLGETGCVSWMFAQKGVCVVSGVVDEEQLLEASLEGDAESYEMTEHETAEVFTDIGKLEILSQTLKHKGFKVTDAELRWIPGNQVEVTEVDQARSLFKLIDSLEGLDDVQNVTANFEMAEDLMTLTFA; this is encoded by the coding sequence ATGGCAGGACATAGTAAATGGGCCAATATTAAGCGCCAGAAGGCAGTGGTGGATGCCAAAAGGGGTAAAACCTTCACTCAACTGTCACGGGCGATTATTGTAGCTGCCAGAAGCGGCGTTCCTGATCCAGCGCTTAATTTTCAACTCCGCACAGCTATTGACAAGGCAAAAGCGGCGAGTATTCCTAACGATAATATCGAAAGAGCGATCGCTAAAGGTGCTGGTACTTTTGGTAGCGATCACATCGGTTTAGAAGCGATTCGCTATGAAGGCTATGGCCCTGGTGGTGTAGCAATTTTGATTGAAGCCCTCACAGATAACCGTAATCGCACGGCTGCGGACTTGCGAATGGCTTTTAGTCGAAATGGCGGCAATCTCGGCGAAACAGGTTGTGTTAGCTGGATGTTCGCCCAAAAAGGTGTTTGTGTGGTGTCGGGTGTAGTTGATGAAGAACAGCTTTTAGAAGCTTCTCTAGAAGGCGATGCTGAGTCTTATGAGATGACGGAACATGAGACGGCTGAGGTATTTACCGACATCGGCAAATTAGAAATTCTGAGTCAGACACTAAAACACAAAGGCTTTAAGGTGACAGATGCCGAATTGCGCTGGATTCCTGGTAATCAGGTGGAAGTTACCGAAGTTGATCAGGCGCGATCGCTTTTTAAATTAATCGATAGTCTCGAAGGATTAGATGATGTGCAAAATGTGACAGCTAATTTTGAAATGGCAGAGGATCTAATGACTTTAACTTTTGCTTAG
- a CDS encoding FAD-dependent hydroxylase, whose translation MSLTQLTQTFSPPHTPTDKRGYDYDLVIVGGGIVGLTLAAALKDSGLTVLLIEAKVASAAVAKGQAYAVHMLSAQIFQGIGIWEKILPEIAKYCQVKLSDADYPDVVAFQTSDLGTSELGYVAEHQALLQPLQEFVQNCPNVTYLCPALVVNTQNEQDLVNINITVEGEPRTIRSKLLVGADGSRSPIRQAAGIKTKGWKYWQSCIVAFVKPEKSHNNTAYEKFWSSGPFAILPLPGNRCRIVWTAPHEEAKALCALDDQQFLAELSRRYGDQMGKLELLGDRFIFQVQLMQSDRYVLPRLALVGDAAHNCHPVGGQGLNLGIRDAAALAQIIQTAHQAGEDIGKIQILKKYERWRKQENLAILGFTDLLDRVFSNNFLPLVVIRRLGLGIMQRVPMVKIFALKLMIGLKGRTPELAKR comes from the coding sequence ATGTCCCTGACGCAGCTTACTCAAACTTTTTCCCCTCCCCACACACCCACAGACAAGCGGGGATATGATTACGATTTGGTAATTGTCGGCGGTGGGATTGTTGGCTTAACCCTAGCCGCTGCTTTAAAAGACTCTGGCTTAACTGTGTTGCTGATTGAGGCAAAAGTGGCCTCAGCCGCAGTAGCTAAAGGACAAGCTTACGCTGTACATATGCTGTCGGCGCAAATTTTCCAGGGAATTGGCATTTGGGAGAAAATACTGCCCGAAATCGCCAAATATTGTCAGGTTAAACTTTCTGACGCCGATTATCCTGATGTGGTGGCCTTTCAAACCTCTGATTTAGGAACATCAGAGTTAGGATATGTGGCAGAACACCAAGCGCTGTTGCAGCCTTTACAAGAATTTGTCCAAAATTGTCCGAATGTGACTTATCTTTGTCCGGCGTTGGTGGTAAATACCCAGAACGAACAAGATCTAGTTAACATCAATATCACAGTTGAGGGTGAGCCGCGGACAATTCGCAGTAAATTACTAGTAGGTGCTGATGGATCGCGATCGCCGATTCGGCAAGCTGCGGGGATTAAAACCAAAGGCTGGAAGTATTGGCAGTCTTGCATTGTGGCCTTTGTCAAACCAGAAAAATCACACAATAATACCGCCTACGAGAAATTTTGGTCTAGTGGTCCCTTTGCGATTTTACCTTTGCCTGGAAACCGCTGCCGGATTGTTTGGACAGCACCCCATGAAGAAGCAAAGGCTTTGTGCGCTTTAGATGATCAGCAATTTTTGGCTGAACTCAGCCGCCGCTATGGTGATCAGATGGGTAAATTGGAATTATTAGGCGATCGCTTTATTTTCCAGGTACAACTAATGCAGAGCGATCGCTATGTCCTCCCCCGTTTAGCTTTAGTTGGCGATGCAGCACACAACTGTCATCCCGTCGGTGGACAAGGTTTAAACTTGGGTATTCGTGATGCAGCAGCCTTGGCGCAAATCATCCAAACAGCACATCAAGCCGGTGAAGATATTGGTAAAATCCAAATCCTCAAAAAATATGAACGCTGGCGAAAACAGGAAAATCTAGCAATTTTAGGTTTCACCGATTTGTTAGATCGGGTTTTTTCTAATAACTTTTTACCATTAGTCGTAATTCGTCGCCTGGGTTTAGGCATTATGCAGCGAGTCCCGATGGTAAAAATCTTTGCCCTGAAGTTGATGATTGGTTTGAAAGGGCGAACTCCCGAATTAGCAAAACGGTGA